In one window of Helianthus annuus cultivar XRQ/B chromosome 17, HanXRQr2.0-SUNRISE, whole genome shotgun sequence DNA:
- the LOC110925108 gene encoding G-type lectin S-receptor-like serine/threonine-protein kinase SRK, which translates to MSSSTDEMDIDEYIDSLLIPIEEIELATNNLTDENLLTRGTSFDVYKGQLLQSEDLIKIVARKCREFSIILNEIILLKDLKHKNIVSIYKLAGTEDEVIIINKYEANESLDKHLSSPTLTWMRRLLICVGVAHALSYLHYEAKENHYVIHGNIRSSKILLDHNWEPKLHGFKFAVIAIKHHLHLTNKYNGSLHYMDPAYEDARGFNHKSDIFSFGVLLFEVLFGREASIPNDDNWYFA; encoded by the coding sequence ATGTCTTCATCTACCGATGAGATGGACATTGATGAATACATTGATTCCTTATTAATCCCAATAGAAGAGATAGAATTAGCCACCAACAACCTCACTGATGAAAATCTTCTCACACGTGGTACATCTTTTGATGTTTACAAAGGACAACTCTTGCAATCTGAGGACCTGATCAAGATTGTTGCACGGAAATGTAGGGAATTCAGCATTATTCTCAACGAGATAATACTTCTTAAAGATCTTAAGCACAAAAATATCGTTTCTATATATAAGTTGGCTGGTACGGAAGATGAGGTAATCATCATAAACAAGTATGAGGCCAATGAAAGTCTTGACAAACATCTTAGTAGCCCAACGCTCACTTGGATGCGAAGATTGCTTATATGTGTTGGGGTTGCGCATGCATTAAGTTATCTTCATTATGAAGCTAAAGAAAATCATTATGTCATACATGGAAACATCAGGAGCTCCAAAATATTACTAGATCACAACTGGGAACCCAAGTTACATGGTTTCAAATTTGCTGTTATAGCTATAAAGCATCATCTTCACCTTACCAATAAGTACAATGGCTCATTGCATTATATGGACCCGGCATATGAAGACGCAAGAGGTTTTAATCATAAGTCGGACATTTTCTCCTTTGGTGTCTTGTTGTTTGAAGTCTTGTTTGGGAGAGAAGCATCTATTCCAAACGATGATAATTGGTATTTTGCTTGA